One Gaiellales bacterium DNA window includes the following coding sequences:
- a CDS encoding DUF2269 family protein: MPLLVTPYQFYLTVHILAAIVWVGGAAITQVYAARAQASGDPERIAGFAHDAEFVGRTMFAPSAVVLLIFGFLLVNEGDWTLSSAWIDVALAVWAASFVVGIGFLGPESGRIGRMIEQRGASAPEVRRRIERIFLISRIELLFLLVIVVDMVTKPGT, translated from the coding sequence GTGCCGCTCCTCGTCACGCCCTACCAGTTCTATCTGACGGTGCACATCCTGGCTGCGATCGTGTGGGTCGGCGGCGCCGCGATCACACAGGTCTACGCCGCGCGGGCCCAGGCGTCGGGCGACCCCGAGCGGATCGCGGGCTTCGCGCACGACGCGGAGTTCGTCGGCCGCACGATGTTCGCCCCGTCTGCGGTCGTGCTGCTGATCTTCGGGTTCCTGCTCGTCAACGAGGGCGACTGGACGCTGAGCAGCGCGTGGATCGACGTCGCACTCGCCGTGTGGGCGGCATCGTTCGTGGTCGGGATCGGCTTCCTCGGGCCGGAATCGGGGCGCATCGGGCGGATGATCGAGCAGCGGGGCGCGAGCGCCCCCGAGGTGCGCCGCCGGATCGAGCGGATCTTCCTGATCAGCCGCATCGAGCTGCTGTTCCTGCTGGTCATCGTCGTCGACATGGTCACCAAACCGGGAACCTGA
- the leuS gene encoding leucine--tRNA ligase, protein MERYDPGRIEARWQEIWRDLQIHEVPNPAPGDDVSKLMYVLEMLPYPSGELHMGHVKNYTMGDVVTLFRRRNGWHVMHPMGYDSFGLPAENAAIKSGKHPAVSTSENIAAIRVQMQRMGWSIDWTRELSTADPDYYRWTQWIFLRLFEAGLAYRKLAPVKWCPNDQTVLANEQVIDGHCERCGHLVESKNLEQWFFKITDYAQRLLDDLADVRWPERVVTMQRNWIGRSEGAEVVFRAEHDSSIEIPVFTTRPDTLFGATFFVLAPEHPLAVQLAAGTDGAGAVADYVRQTAALSEVERSAEKEKSGVYTGRNVINPVNGEPIPVWVADYVLMEYGTGAIMAVPAHDERDFEFASAHGLPVRQVVAPRDGAASDGAAYVAHSGDEVLVNSGRFDGLASPAAKQAIIEWLESEGRGKGRVAYRLRDWLLSRQRYWGCPIPIIHCPACGTVPVPDDQLPVVLPELEDFAPKGRSPLASAEQWVHVSCPRCGGDATRETDTMDTFVDSSWYYMRYADPRNEEAPFDRAIVDTWLPVDQYIGGVEHAILHLMYARFFTKALYDLGYVGFTEPFADLFTQGMIYYLGAKMSKSKGNIINPDDLVERYGADTTRLYTLFLGPPDQDAEWQDTGVAGQHRFLARLWRLVNEIVEAHGAGIPSSVEATGGGAGLVRKAHWAIDKVTGDLGERFSFNTAQSAVHELVGAIQDAEGADAEQLRFAAATAVSLIHPYAPHIACELWERLGGERLWDEPWPAADPAMLARDTVTYAVQVDGKRRGEVEVAVGTEEDAVAEAARAVPNVAAHLDGRTVRKTIVVPGRLVNFVVG, encoded by the coding sequence ATGGAACGGTACGACCCCGGCCGCATCGAGGCTCGCTGGCAGGAGATCTGGCGCGACCTGCAGATCCACGAGGTGCCCAACCCGGCGCCCGGCGACGACGTGTCGAAGCTGATGTACGTGCTCGAGATGCTGCCCTATCCCTCGGGCGAGCTGCACATGGGCCACGTCAAGAACTACACGATGGGCGACGTCGTCACGCTGTTTCGCCGCCGCAACGGGTGGCATGTGATGCACCCGATGGGGTACGACTCGTTCGGCCTGCCGGCCGAGAACGCGGCGATCAAGAGCGGCAAGCATCCCGCCGTTTCCACGTCAGAGAACATCGCCGCGATCCGCGTGCAGATGCAACGGATGGGCTGGTCGATCGACTGGACGCGCGAGCTGTCCACCGCCGACCCCGACTACTACCGATGGACGCAGTGGATCTTCCTGCGGCTGTTCGAGGCCGGGCTGGCGTACCGGAAGCTCGCGCCCGTGAAGTGGTGCCCGAACGACCAGACCGTGCTCGCAAACGAGCAGGTGATCGACGGGCACTGCGAGCGCTGCGGCCACCTGGTCGAGTCCAAGAACCTCGAGCAGTGGTTCTTCAAGATCACCGACTACGCCCAGCGGCTGCTGGACGACCTGGCGGACGTCCGCTGGCCCGAGCGCGTCGTGACGATGCAGCGCAACTGGATCGGCCGCAGCGAGGGCGCTGAGGTGGTGTTCCGCGCCGAGCACGACTCGTCGATCGAGATCCCCGTGTTCACGACCAGGCCGGACACGCTGTTCGGGGCGACGTTCTTCGTGCTGGCGCCGGAGCATCCGCTGGCGGTGCAGCTGGCGGCGGGAACCGACGGGGCCGGCGCGGTCGCGGACTACGTGCGGCAGACGGCGGCGCTGTCCGAGGTGGAGCGGTCGGCGGAGAAGGAGAAGTCCGGCGTGTACACCGGACGCAACGTGATCAACCCGGTGAACGGCGAGCCGATCCCCGTATGGGTCGCGGACTACGTGCTGATGGAGTACGGCACCGGCGCGATCATGGCGGTGCCCGCGCACGACGAGCGCGACTTCGAGTTCGCATCCGCGCACGGGCTGCCCGTCCGGCAGGTCGTGGCGCCGCGCGACGGGGCGGCCTCGGACGGCGCGGCCTACGTCGCCCACAGCGGGGACGAGGTGCTGGTGAACTCGGGGCGGTTCGACGGGCTGGCGTCGCCGGCGGCCAAGCAGGCGATCATCGAGTGGCTCGAGTCGGAAGGGCGGGGAAAGGGCCGCGTCGCCTACCGCCTGCGCGACTGGCTGCTCTCGCGCCAGCGCTACTGGGGCTGCCCGATTCCGATCATCCACTGCCCGGCGTGCGGGACCGTGCCGGTCCCAGATGATCAGCTGCCCGTCGTACTGCCCGAGCTCGAGGACTTCGCGCCGAAGGGCCGGTCACCGCTCGCATCGGCGGAGCAATGGGTGCACGTGTCGTGCCCCAGGTGCGGAGGCGATGCGACGCGCGAGACCGACACCATGGACACCTTCGTGGACTCCTCCTGGTACTACATGCGCTACGCCGACCCGCGCAACGAGGAGGCGCCGTTCGACCGCGCGATCGTGGACACGTGGCTGCCCGTCGACCAGTACATCGGCGGCGTCGAGCACGCGATCCTGCACCTGATGTACGCGCGGTTCTTCACGAAGGCGCTGTACGACCTGGGATACGTCGGCTTCACGGAGCCGTTCGCGGATCTGTTCACCCAGGGCATGATCTATTACCTGGGCGCGAAGATGTCCAAGTCGAAGGGGAACATCATCAACCCCGACGACCTGGTGGAGCGCTATGGGGCAGACACGACGCGCCTGTACACCCTGTTCCTGGGGCCGCCCGACCAGGACGCGGAGTGGCAGGACACCGGCGTTGCCGGCCAGCACCGGTTCCTGGCGCGGCTCTGGCGGCTCGTCAACGAGATCGTCGAGGCGCACGGGGCCGGGATACCGTCGTCGGTCGAGGCCACCGGCGGGGGAGCCGGCCTGGTACGCAAGGCGCACTGGGCGATCGACAAGGTGACGGGGGACCTGGGTGAGCGGTTCTCGTTCAACACGGCCCAGTCGGCGGTGCACGAGCTGGTCGGCGCGATCCAGGATGCCGAGGGCGCCGACGCCGAGCAGCTGCGCTTCGCGGCCGCGACGGCGGTGAGCCTGATCCATCCGTATGCCCCGCACATCGCATGCGAGCTGTGGGAGCGGCTGGGCGGCGAGCGGCTGTGGGACGAGCCGTGGCCGGCCGCGGATCCGGCGATGCTCGCGCGCGACACGGTCACCTACGCGGTGCAGGTGGATGGCAAGCGGCGCGGCGAGGTCGAGGTGGCGGTGGGAACAGAGGAGGACGCGGTCGCCGAGGCCGCGCGCGCGGTGCCGAACGTGGCTGCGCATCTGGACGGCAGGACGGTGCGAAAGACGATCGTCGTCCCCGGCCGCCTCGTCAACTTCGTCGTCGGCTGA
- a CDS encoding ComEA family DNA-binding protein: MLPIPPQRLLLYAAAAAAVLLIGLRMQGGGSTPSYSSPGRSIAAPAPAGPAVVVVDVVGAVRRPGVYRLPEGARVQDAVQRARATRRAQLEGLNLAERLADGEQVVVPGRGGAGAAVATAAPGSEQAPVHLNSASLEQLETLDGIGPSLAQRIVDYRTQHGGFRSLDELDQVSGFGPARLAALRGHVAL, from the coding sequence ATGCTCCCGATCCCACCTCAGCGCCTGCTGCTCTACGCCGCCGCCGCGGCCGCCGTGCTGCTGATCGGCCTGCGGATGCAGGGCGGGGGATCGACGCCGAGCTATTCCTCGCCGGGGCGCTCCATCGCGGCGCCGGCCCCCGCCGGCCCGGCCGTCGTCGTCGTGGACGTGGTCGGAGCGGTGCGGCGCCCCGGCGTCTACCGGCTTCCCGAAGGCGCACGGGTGCAGGATGCCGTGCAGCGTGCCCGTGCCACGCGACGCGCGCAGCTCGAGGGTTTGAACCTGGCCGAGCGGCTCGCGGATGGCGAGCAGGTGGTCGTCCCCGGGCGCGGCGGCGCCGGGGCCGCGGTCGCAACAGCCGCTCCTGGGAGCGAGCAGGCGCCTGTCCACCTCAACAGCGCCTCGCTCGAGCAGCTGGAGACGCTCGACGGCATCGGCCCCTCACTCGCCCAGCGAATCGTCGACTACCGGACGCAGCACGGCGGGTTCCGCTCGCTGGACGAGCTCGACCAGGTGAGCGGATTCGGGCCGGCGCGCCTGGCCGCCCTGCGCGGTCATGTGGCGCTGTGA
- a CDS encoding ComEC/Rec2 family competence protein, translating into MLAAVAGLASAALGHPLLAALAGIPARPRLLLLLVALGAAMFGGMRTAALERSVLRPGRFGAPVVVTGAPSGDRAVASVPGAAEDVLLVAPGYRPQLGAAYRAAGRLHEIDAAVRGYYATQGVHLELRASRLVYLGRRGGLWGFVDSVHAAALRRLQAGPDASAPRSLVAGITLGETGAMPADVRQQFRDSGLYHLVAVSGQNVALVVVFALACLAAAGVIGAPARIAAIAATVLYVLVTGAGPSIVRAGVAGTLVAIAWLASRPVARWHLLACGAAVVLALNPLDLFNPGFQLSFAAVWAIYVLAPRLQPRLGSAVAVSVACTLVTTPIAWWHFGSLAPLSVPANVLALPAAAPILVCGLAAIVTGSVWQPLATPLLGVADLLAGYLIWVARLCS; encoded by the coding sequence GTGCTCGCGGCGGTCGCCGGTCTCGCCTCGGCGGCGCTCGGACACCCGCTGCTGGCCGCACTGGCCGGGATCCCTGCGCGACCGCGACTGCTGTTGCTGCTCGTCGCGCTCGGTGCGGCGATGTTCGGCGGCATGCGGACTGCCGCCCTGGAGCGATCCGTGCTGCGCCCCGGCCGCTTCGGCGCGCCCGTGGTCGTGACCGGCGCGCCGAGCGGTGACCGCGCCGTCGCCAGCGTGCCCGGCGCCGCCGAGGACGTGCTGCTCGTCGCGCCCGGATACCGGCCGCAACTGGGCGCCGCATACCGCGCCGCGGGCCGGCTGCACGAGATCGACGCGGCAGTGCGCGGCTACTACGCGACTCAGGGCGTCCATCTCGAGCTCCGGGCGTCACGGCTCGTGTATCTCGGGCGACGCGGCGGCCTCTGGGGCTTCGTCGACTCCGTGCATGCGGCGGCGCTGCGACGCCTCCAGGCCGGTCCCGACGCATCAGCGCCGCGCTCGCTGGTCGCCGGTATCACCCTCGGCGAGACGGGTGCGATGCCCGCCGACGTGCGGCAGCAGTTCCGCGACTCCGGCCTGTATCACCTCGTCGCCGTGTCGGGCCAGAACGTTGCGTTGGTGGTCGTCTTCGCGCTCGCCTGCCTGGCGGCCGCCGGCGTGATCGGCGCGCCTGCGCGGATCGCGGCCATCGCCGCGACGGTGCTGTACGTGCTCGTCACCGGCGCCGGGCCCTCGATCGTCCGCGCTGGGGTGGCGGGCACGCTGGTCGCGATCGCCTGGCTGGCGTCCCGGCCGGTCGCCCGCTGGCATCTTCTGGCATGCGGAGCCGCGGTCGTGCTCGCGCTGAATCCGCTCGACCTCTTCAACCCCGGGTTCCAGCTCAGCTTCGCCGCGGTCTGGGCCATCTACGTCCTGGCCCCGCGGCTGCAGCCGCGGCTCGGGTCGGCGGTGGCCGTGTCGGTTGCCTGCACGCTCGTGACCACGCCGATCGCGTGGTGGCACTTCGGCAGCCTCGCGCCCCTGTCCGTCCCCGCGAACGTCCTGGCGCTCCCCGCGGCCGCGCCGATCCTCGTCTGCGGGCTGGCAGCGATCGTCACCGGCTCCGTCTGGCAACCGCTGGCGACGCCGCTGCTGGGGGTGGCCGACCTGCTCGCCGGCTACCTGATCTGGGTGGCCCGCCTGTGCTCGTGA
- a CDS encoding citrate synthase: MPAEVNSGLEGVVAAETTISLVDGQAGRLLYRGYEIGDLASHGSYDRVVGLLLDGEWPADDEVLPVAELDSTVLAALRGLPTSCAPLDALRTGVSAFGAERRFGWPPTPDQARQLIALGPAVVGAFARLRDGKRPVDSSEGADLGVAGRLLHAISGEQPDPAQARALDAYFTVCAEHGLNASTFTARVITSTQSDLASAVCGAVGALKGRLHGGAPSEVRDQLTQIGDVDHAEVWIREALARGERLMGFGHRVYKTMDPRAAALRQVAERLAADADWLQLAIDVEDVALRLLAEHKPDRPLKTNVEYYASIVLDGVGLLTDLYTPAFAVARTAGWTAHALEQAAHGRLIRPDSRYVGAAPRSLATPA; the protein is encoded by the coding sequence ATGCCAGCGGAGGTCAACAGCGGGCTTGAGGGAGTCGTCGCCGCCGAGACGACGATCAGCCTCGTCGACGGGCAGGCGGGGCGGTTGCTCTACCGGGGGTACGAGATCGGCGATCTCGCCTCGCACGGGAGCTACGACCGGGTGGTGGGGCTGCTGCTCGACGGCGAATGGCCGGCGGATGACGAGGTGCTGCCCGTGGCGGAGCTCGACTCGACCGTGCTGGCCGCGCTGCGCGGGCTTCCGACGTCGTGCGCGCCGCTCGATGCACTGCGAACCGGCGTCTCGGCCTTCGGCGCGGAGCGGCGGTTCGGCTGGCCGCCGACGCCGGATCAGGCTCGCCAGCTGATCGCACTCGGGCCCGCCGTCGTCGGGGCATTCGCGCGGCTTCGAGACGGCAAGCGGCCGGTCGACAGCTCCGAGGGCGCGGACCTCGGCGTGGCCGGGCGACTGTTGCACGCGATCAGCGGCGAGCAGCCCGATCCGGCCCAGGCGCGTGCGCTCGACGCGTACTTCACGGTGTGCGCCGAGCACGGCCTGAACGCGTCGACGTTCACGGCGCGCGTCATCACGAGCACGCAGAGCGATCTTGCAAGTGCGGTCTGCGGCGCCGTCGGCGCGCTCAAGGGGCGGCTCCACGGCGGCGCTCCCTCCGAGGTGCGCGACCAGCTGACGCAGATCGGCGACGTCGACCATGCCGAGGTGTGGATCCGCGAAGCACTGGCTCGCGGCGAGCGCCTGATGGGCTTCGGGCACCGCGTCTACAAGACGATGGATCCCCGCGCCGCCGCGCTTCGCCAGGTCGCCGAACGGCTTGCGGCGGACGCTGACTGGCTGCAGCTCGCGATCGACGTCGAGGACGTCGCACTGCGGCTGCTCGCCGAGCACAAGCCCGACCGGCCGCTGAAGACCAACGTCGAGTACTACGCGTCGATCGTGCTCGACGGCGTCGGCCTGCTCACCGATCTCTACACCCCCGCGTTCGCCGTCGCCCGAACGGCGGGCTGGACGGCGCACGCGCTCGAGCAGGCGGCGCACGGCCGGCTGATCCGTCCCGACTCGCGCTACGTCGGCGCCGCGCCGCGGTCGCTGGCGACGCCGGCCTGA
- a CDS encoding Rrf2 family transcriptional regulator, with translation MKLSAKADYAVRAVLVLASHDDPHPLKGELIAASQDLPLKFVENILGELKHAGLVVSQRGPEGGYRLAVPADQITVAEVIRVVDGPLAAVAGVRPEAIVYPPGAEALPDVWLEARSQLRSVLENITFADLVRRSRARAGRLEPSPAGGSTGT, from the coding sequence ATGAAACTCTCCGCCAAGGCCGACTACGCGGTGCGAGCGGTGCTCGTGCTCGCCTCGCACGACGACCCGCACCCGCTCAAGGGCGAGCTGATCGCCGCATCCCAGGACCTGCCGCTCAAGTTCGTCGAGAACATCCTCGGCGAGCTGAAGCACGCCGGGCTGGTCGTGTCGCAGCGCGGGCCGGAGGGTGGATACCGGCTGGCCGTTCCGGCCGACCAGATCACCGTCGCCGAGGTGATCCGGGTGGTGGACGGGCCGCTGGCCGCGGTTGCCGGCGTGCGTCCGGAGGCGATCGTCTACCCACCCGGGGCTGAGGCGCTGCCGGACGTCTGGCTGGAGGCGCGGTCGCAGCTTCGCTCCGTGCTCGAGAACATCACGTTCGCCGATCTGGTGCGGCGCTCGCGGGCCCGTGCCGGGCGGCTGGAGCCGTCGCCCGCGGGGGGCAGCACTGGCACATAA
- the holA gene encoding DNA polymerase III subunit delta: MPGGWSRRPRGAALAHKPAYLIAGTDWPKIDAAATRLRGQFDEDSVEQITVGDEEQVDIVAACNALGLFGGERLVFVRGAESLETEQVDEIVAYLADPAPGTCLALFGGKGIPDDGPLAVAVAKIGDVRIFDAPDDEHAVQWVVKRFAETGIACPAGIAKRIVKRAGIEIGDLALEVEKLAVHGRDRAPTEAEVDALVPEQQDVKPWNMTDAWGRRDAAAVVGYATADIEKPDDVQRISAIFANHVRRVRQALLVVEAGGSEREVQKQLGLKSPFQAKGLCRQARAFSEPELARAVVRLAELDEAIKGGSRLDPRLELELALVEISSE, encoded by the coding sequence GTGCCGGGCGGCTGGAGCCGTCGCCCGCGGGGGGCAGCACTGGCACATAAGCCGGCGTACCTGATCGCGGGCACCGACTGGCCCAAGATCGACGCGGCGGCGACACGCCTGCGCGGCCAGTTCGACGAGGACTCGGTCGAGCAGATCACGGTTGGGGACGAGGAGCAGGTCGACATCGTGGCGGCCTGCAATGCGCTCGGCCTGTTCGGCGGCGAGCGGCTGGTGTTCGTTCGCGGGGCCGAGTCGCTGGAAACCGAGCAGGTGGACGAGATCGTCGCCTACCTGGCCGATCCGGCGCCGGGAACCTGCCTGGCGCTGTTCGGGGGAAAGGGCATTCCCGACGACGGCCCGCTCGCGGTCGCCGTGGCGAAGATCGGAGACGTCCGCATCTTCGACGCTCCGGACGACGAGCATGCCGTGCAGTGGGTGGTGAAGCGGTTCGCGGAGACCGGAATCGCCTGCCCCGCCGGCATCGCGAAGCGGATCGTGAAGCGCGCGGGCATCGAGATCGGCGACCTCGCGCTCGAGGTGGAGAAGCTCGCGGTGCACGGTCGTGACCGCGCGCCGACCGAGGCTGAGGTCGACGCGCTCGTGCCGGAGCAGCAGGACGTGAAGCCCTGGAACATGACGGACGCGTGGGGCCGCCGCGACGCGGCGGCGGTCGTGGGCTACGCCACGGCGGACATCGAGAAGCCCGACGACGTGCAGCGGATCTCGGCGATCTTCGCCAACCACGTGCGCCGCGTCCGCCAGGCCCTGCTCGTCGTCGAGGCGGGCGGGTCGGAGAGGGAGGTGCAGAAGCAGCTCGGCCTCAAGTCGCCCTTCCAGGCGAAGGGGCTGTGCCGGCAGGCGCGGGCGTTCAGCGAGCCGGAGCTGGCCCGCGCCGTCGTGCGCCTGGCCGAGCTGGACGAGGCGATCAAGGGTGGCAGCCGCCTCGACCCCCGGCTCGAGCTGGAGCTGGCGCTGGTCGAGATCAGCTCCGAATGA
- a CDS encoding cyclic nucleotide-binding domain-containing protein produces the protein MRPSASAVSSALAASATRRRQPGPPRGMGREWVAALAGVPLFAGLSQRQLRSIARLAEQVQVPAGAPVVFRAAPGSEFFVILDGTAVAGPPTREQHHLGQGDFFGEMSVIDGRPRSAAVRAETDLTLMVLGRSAFLRLLREQPSVGIAVMTELAARVRRLEAATSRS, from the coding sequence GTGCGCCCGTCTGCCTCAGCCGTCTCGTCCGCCCTCGCAGCCTCCGCAACGCGGCGGCGGCAGCCCGGCCCTCCGCGCGGCATGGGCCGGGAGTGGGTCGCCGCGCTCGCGGGCGTGCCGCTCTTCGCCGGCCTCTCGCAGCGGCAGCTGCGCTCCATCGCGCGCCTGGCCGAGCAGGTGCAGGTGCCCGCCGGCGCCCCGGTGGTGTTCCGTGCCGCGCCCGGCAGCGAGTTCTTCGTCATCCTCGACGGAACGGCGGTGGCCGGGCCGCCGACCCGCGAGCAGCACCACCTCGGGCAGGGAGACTTCTTCGGCGAGATGTCCGTGATCGACGGCCGGCCGCGCTCCGCAGCCGTCCGAGCCGAGACCGACCTGACGCTGATGGTGCTCGGGCGCTCCGCCTTCCTCCGGCTCCTGCGCGAGCAGCCGTCGGTCGGGATCGCGGTGATGACCGAGCTCGCGGCGCGCGTCCGGCGCCTCGAGGCGGCTACGTCTCGGTCGTGA
- the rpsT gene encoding 30S ribosomal protein S20, with protein MANSKQQEKRVRLAARQRLENLRYRTQIKTLFRRLREAVDSGEDERIADSHRRLVVLLDRAAARKAIHKNAAARRKSQAARMAAGVTTET; from the coding sequence ATGGCGAATTCGAAGCAGCAGGAGAAGCGCGTACGCCTCGCCGCCCGACAGCGGCTCGAGAATCTGCGCTATCGCACCCAGATCAAGACGCTCTTCCGCCGGCTGCGCGAGGCGGTCGACAGCGGCGAGGATGAGCGGATCGCCGACTCCCACCGCCGGCTGGTCGTGCTGCTCGACCGCGCGGCCGCCCGCAAGGCGATCCACAAGAACGCGGCCGCCCGCCGCAAGTCGCAGGCCGCCCGCATGGCGGCCGGCGTCACGACCGAGACGTAG
- the murJ gene encoding murein biosynthesis integral membrane protein MurJ, whose translation MADTRRLATSTAVFGAATAISRVAGLVRESAAAAVLGSGSVYSAFTVAFNLPNLIRAIVADNAISAAFVPVFLELRERGEEREAWRVAGMVIWTTAVVLGALSALFMLLAPLFVPLLLLGNGNVSSDLVVSLTRCLFPIVVLMGLTGVVTGILNAERIFGVPAFAPVVWNLVIIAALFGFARHGSLEYRAHVYAIGILVATIVQLMIPLPLLRGRGTGLAFQLGFGNEHVRRVLRLMIPVSLGLGLINVNLTLDTLIATHHSDTAAGDLGFAFRLFMLPQGLFSVAVSSVLFPELARAAGARDLPELSRIVSRGARAIVFLLLPAAAVSIALAYPVVRLLYQHGQFDAGDTRRVGATLITFSLGLVANGLSLLLTRAFFSLQEPRVPTQVAVINLVLNLILDIALLHFGAAGIALATAVVTTFNAVALALLLRRRVGLMHGREIARATLLTVVATIYCTVAALGTWYPLDQLLGHTLGAQIVSLALGLLAGAAAYLAAARFLGLEEVGILTSLVRRRAAPA comes from the coding sequence ATGGCAGACACCCGCCGGCTGGCGACGTCCACGGCCGTCTTCGGAGCGGCCACCGCGATCTCCAGAGTGGCGGGCCTGGTACGGGAGAGCGCCGCGGCCGCCGTGCTCGGCTCGGGCTCGGTCTACTCGGCGTTCACGGTCGCGTTCAACCTGCCCAACCTGATCCGGGCGATCGTCGCCGACAACGCGATCAGCGCCGCGTTCGTGCCCGTGTTCCTCGAGCTGCGCGAGCGTGGGGAGGAGCGGGAGGCCTGGCGTGTCGCCGGCATGGTGATCTGGACGACGGCCGTCGTGCTCGGGGCCCTGTCGGCGCTGTTCATGCTGCTCGCCCCGCTGTTCGTCCCGCTCCTGCTGCTCGGCAACGGCAACGTCAGCTCCGATCTCGTCGTGTCGCTGACCCGCTGCCTGTTCCCGATCGTGGTGCTGATGGGGCTGACCGGCGTGGTCACCGGCATCCTCAACGCCGAGCGCATCTTCGGCGTGCCGGCGTTCGCGCCGGTCGTGTGGAACCTCGTCATCATCGCGGCGCTGTTCGGCTTCGCCCGGCACGGGTCGCTCGAGTACCGGGCGCACGTCTATGCGATCGGCATCCTCGTGGCCACGATCGTCCAGCTGATGATCCCGCTGCCGCTGCTCCGCGGCCGCGGCACCGGCCTGGCCTTCCAGCTCGGCTTCGGCAACGAGCACGTGCGGCGGGTGCTGCGGCTGATGATCCCCGTCTCGCTGGGCCTCGGCCTGATCAACGTGAACCTGACGCTCGATACGCTGATCGCGACGCATCACAGCGACACCGCCGCCGGCGACCTCGGCTTCGCCTTCCGGCTCTTCATGCTGCCGCAGGGGCTGTTCTCGGTGGCCGTGTCGTCGGTGCTGTTCCCGGAGCTGGCGCGCGCGGCCGGCGCCCGCGACCTGCCCGAGCTCTCCCGCATCGTCTCCCGCGGAGCCCGTGCCATCGTCTTCCTCCTGCTCCCCGCCGCGGCCGTCTCGATCGCGCTCGCCTACCCGGTGGTGCGCCTGCTCTACCAACACGGCCAGTTCGACGCGGGCGATACCCGGCGCGTCGGCGCGACGCTGATCACCTTCTCGCTCGGGCTGGTCGCGAACGGCCTCTCCCTGCTCCTGACGCGTGCCTTCTTCAGCCTGCAGGAGCCGCGCGTGCCGACGCAGGTGGCTGTCATCAACCTGGTTCTCAACCTCATCCTCGACATCGCGCTGCTGCACTTCGGGGCTGCCGGCATCGCCCTCGCCACGGCGGTCGTGACAACCTTCAACGCCGTGGCGCTGGCGCTGCTGCTCCGCCGCCGCGTGGGGCTGATGCACGGCCGCGAGATCGCGCGGGCGACGCTCCTGACCGTCGTTGCGACCATCTACTGCACCGTTGCCGCCCTTGGCACCTGGTATCCGCTCGACCAGCTGCTCGGCCACACGCTGGGTGCCCAGATCGTGTCGCTCGCGCTCGGGCTGCTCGCCGGCGCAGCCGCGTACCTCGCGGCCGCACGCTTCCTCGGCCTCGAGGAGGTCGGCATCCTCACCAGCCTGGTGCGCCGCCGCGCGGCGCCCGCCTGA